In Mangifera indica cultivar Alphonso chromosome 1, CATAS_Mindica_2.1, whole genome shotgun sequence, a single genomic region encodes these proteins:
- the LOC123227445 gene encoding glycosyltransferase 6-like produces the protein MFSQDYSPFSMAKPSTRHKSSLSDGCIFLAGAFVALLLVWSVSTFFTSIRSFDTLSESNAASDRQQGGCDMGGVNLRYDPPEETFYDDPQLSYTVEKKVENWDEKRKQWLKSHPSFAAGAAERIVMVTGSQPSPCKNPIGDHLLLRFFKNKVDYCRIHGYDIFYNNVLLHPKMKSFWAKIPIVKAAMLAHPEAEWIWWVDSDALFTDMEFKLPLHRYKNHNVVVHGWPRMIYEEKSWTSINAGIFLIRNCQWSMDFLQTWAKMGPIGPDYSKWGQIQRSTFKDKLFPESDDQAALIYLLYKEKEKYYDNIYLEGVFYFEGYWVEILPTYDNITEKYIEIEQRSRTLRRRHAEKVSEFYGAEKEQYLKDAGNGRWSWRRPFITHFTGCQPCSGDHNQMYSGETCWSGMVKALNFADNQVLRKYGFVHPNLRDSSLVSPVPFDYPEEGPWG, from the coding sequence ATGTTCTCTCAAGACTACTCTCCTTTTTCAATGGCGAAACCGAGTACACGTCACAAATCCTCTCTTTCAGATGGCTGTATCTTTCTTGCTGGAGCATTTGTTGCTCTCTTACTCGTTTGGTCTGTCTCTACTTTTTTTACGTCTATTCGGAGTTTTGATACCCTTTCCGAATCAAACGCTGCAAGTGATCGACAACAAGGCGGCTGCGATATGGGAGGTGTGAATTTACGATACGATCCTCCGGAAGAGACGTTCTACGACGACCCACAGTTGAGTTACACCGTTGAGAAGAAAGTTGAAAACTGGGACGAGAAAAGAAAGCAGTGGCTCAAGTCCCATCCTTCTTTTGCCGCCGGAGCGGCAGAGAGGATTGTTATGGTAACAGGATCACAGCCGTCGCCGTGTAAGAATCCCATCGGTGACCATTTACTTTTGAGGTTCTTTAAAAACAAGGTTGATTACTGTAGAATCCATGGCTACGATATTTTTTACAACAATGTGTTACTCCATCCGAAGATGAAATCCTTCTGGGCCAAGATTCCGATAGTCAAAGCAGCGATGCTGGCTCACCCGGAGGCCGAGTGGATCTGGTGGGTGGACTCGGACGCGTTATTCACGGACATGGAGTTCAAGCTTCCCTTACACAGATACAAGAACCACAACGTCGTCGTTCACGGGTGGCCTCGGATGATATACGAGGAGAAAAGTTGGACCAGCATAAACGCGGGCATTTTTCTCATAAGGAACTGTCAATGGTCAATGGATTTCCTTCAGACATGGGCTAAAATGGGTCCCATCGGCCCGGATTACTCGAAATGGGGTCAAATTCAACGATCAACGTTCAAGGACAAACTCTTCCCGGAATCAGACGATCAGGCGGCTCTGATTTATTTACTctacaaagagaaagaaaaatattacgataatatatatttagaaggcGTATTTTATTTCGAAGGTTACTGGGTAGAGATACTGCCGACGTACGATAATATCACGGAGAAATACATAGAGATAGAGCAAAGGTCGCGCACGTTAAGGCGGAGGCACGCGGAGAAGGTGAGTGAGTTCTACGGCGCAGAGAAGGAACAGTATCTGAAGGACGCCGGGAACGGCAGATGGAGCTGGCGGAGGCCGTTTATCACGCATTTCACGGGATGCCAACCCTGCAGTGGGGACCACAATCAGATGTATTCTGGAGAGACGTGTTGGAGCGGGATGGTCAAGGCGTTAAATTTTGCGGATAATCAGGTGCTTAGAAAATATGGTTTCGTGCACCCGAATCTACGGGATTCGAGCTTGGTGTCTCCTGTGCCGTTTGATTATCCTGAGGAGGGCCCCTGGGGATAA
- the LOC123230339 gene encoding cyclin-D1-1-like, giving the protein MSVSPTCNFLYCTEEAGYLDFLDAEICHESVSCGSFSHIDDDDENYIVSIFDSELDQMQGHELLAKHGKIPGIITARLDAVKWMLKVHSHHRFQPETAYLSVNYLDRFILSHNLPGKEWHWRLLSAACLSLAAKMEETNVPLLLDLQIIEPRFLFKPKTVQQMELLVGGSLKWRLRTTTPFDFLHYFISKVSYFLSPQHSNGLSCVFSAASDIIISTSRVIDLFDYPPSAIAAAVVLWVTNQPVDDGKLECLHKRLNKDMVKRCYSLVKRNMSQLLHIKLKKLEHCIPSNGKLDVAFTDKE; this is encoded by the exons ATGTCTGTGTCCCCAACTTGTAACTTCTTATACTGCACAGAGGAAGCCGGCTATTTGGATTTCTTGGATGCTGAAATTTGCCACGAGTCTGTATCCTGTGGTTCATTTTCTcacattgatgatgatgatgagaattATATAGTCAGTATTTTTGACTCTGAGCTTGACCAGATGCAAGGACATGAATTACTGGCAAAGCATGGTAAAATTCCAGGGATTATTACTGCTCGTCTAGATGCAGTCAAATGGATGTTGAAG GTGCATTCTCACCATCGATTTCAGCCTGAAACGGCGTATCTTTCTGTGAATTACCTGGATCGTTTCATCTTGTCCCATAATTTGCCTGGGAAAGAATGGCACTGGCGGCTTTTATCAGCAGCTTGTCTATCTTTAGCTGCAAAAATGGAGGAAACAAATGTCCCACTTCTCTTAGATTTGCAAATAATAGAACCCAGATTCTTGTTCAAGCCCAAGACGGTTCAACAGATGGAGCTTCTTGTTGGGGGCAGTCTCAAGTGGCGATTGCGCACCACAACACCTTTCGATTTTTTGCATTATTTCATTTCTAAAGTTTCGTATTTTTTGAGTCCCCAACATAGTAATGGACTCAGCTGTGTATTCTCTGCTGCCTCAGACATTATTATCAGTACAAGTAGAG TGATTGATTTATTCGATTATCCGCCGTCTGCAATCGCTGCAGCCGTGGTGCTATGGGTCACCAATCAGCCTGTTGATGATGGCAAGCTGGAATGCCTTCACAAAAGATTGAACAAA GACATGGTGAAAAGATGTTACAGTCTTGTAAAAAGGAACATGTCCCAATTGCTgcatattaaactaaaaaagctGGAGCATTGCATACCATCAAATGGCAAGCTTGATGTGGCTTTTACAGATAAGGAGTGA
- the LOC123221463 gene encoding uncharacterized protein LOC123221463, whose translation MTPFKALYGRDPQMLFRWGSEVTKVDEVRVFLQQKDAILHELKQQLHKAQERMKRQVDLKRRELHFEVGEKVFLKIQPYRFKTLAKKLNEKLSSRFYGPYVITKKIGSVVYRLVLPSTSKIHTVFHVSQLKRIIGAAIQPQPLPGCLSEDLELQLQLEALLDTHYSKTGRLEVLIKWHSLPNCIDRGLITKVYFRRPKKSKEEAGPEKEGRKKLSAEDSRINKMKGNLGIKEAEHWDFWDSLTGDTGEIHAEVRDQIDTKIAEWREEGKAEIVPGLRCPIHYEVQVLDVECFSFLNHGVENEMAPILVVATSRGIARIRGTNYKAAHGIPMDLLNRLLIISTKPYTRDQFRKILEISCQEEDVEMIEDAKQLLTCVGYGTSLRYAIHLISAAALACQKRKGKAVNIQDMECAYRLSTRYLMK comes from the exons ATGACTCCTTTTAAGGCTTTATATGGGCGAGACCCCCAGATGCTTTTTCGATGGGGTTCCGAAGTAACCAAAGTTGATGAGGTAAGGGTATTTCTACAGCAAAAAGATGCCATTCTACATGAATTAAAACAACAGCTCCATAAAGCCCAGGAAAGGATGAAACGTCAAGTCGATTTAAAACGTCGTGAACTCCACTTTGAAGTTGGTGAGAAAGTGTTCCTTAAAATTCAACCTTATCGGTTCAAGACACTTGCTAAGAAGCTcaatgaaaaattgagctcTCGTTTTTATGGTCCTTATGTTATCACTAAAAAGATTGGTTCGGTTGTCTATCGTCTTGTTTTACCTTCCACTAGTAAAATCCATACGGTTTTCCATGTGTCACAGTTGAAGAGGATAATAGGGGCTGCTATACAACCACAACCACTGCCTGGCTGCCTTTCTGAAGACTTAGAATTGCAACTACAGTTGGAAGCTTTATTGGATACTCATTATTCTAAAACTGGTCGCCTTGAGGTCCTCATCAAATGGCACTCTCTTCCGAACT GTATTGATAGAGGCCTAATTACCAAAGTGTATTTTCGTAGGCCCAAGAAGAGCAAAGAGGAAGCTGGCCCAGAGAAGGAAGGAAGAAAGAAGCTCTCAGCTGAGGATTCAAGGATTAACAAGATGAAGGGCAATCTGGGGATTAAAGAAGCTG aacaCTGGGATTTTTGGGACTCTTTAACTGGTGATACTGGTGAAATTCATGCAGAAGTGCGAGACCAAATTGACACAAAGATAGCAGAGTGGAGGGAGGAAGGGAAGGCAGAGATTGTGCCCGGTTTGCGGTGTCCTATTCATTATGAGGTGCAAGTGCTTGACGTTGAGTGCTTTTCCTTTCTGAACCATGGTGTGGAGAATGAGATGGCTCCAATATTAGTTGTTGCTACCAGCAGAGGGATCGCCAGAATCAGGGGCACAAACTACAAAGCTGCTCATGGAATTCCAATGGATCTCCTCAATCGTCTCCTCATCATCTCAACTAAACCTTACACAAGAGATCAATTTCGCAAAATTCTAGAAATCAGTTGTCAGGAGGAAGATGTTGAAATGATTGAAGATGCAAAGCAATTGCTAACCTGTGTTGGTTACGGAACATCCTTGAGATATGCTATTCATCTTATTTCAGCTGCTGCTTTAGCATGTCAGAAACGGAAGGGAAAGGCTGTGAATATCCAGGACATGGAATGTGCGTATCGCCTATCAACTCggtatttgatgaaataa
- the LOC123193694 gene encoding uncharacterized protein LOC123193694: MRRREEKRRKFHEAVLNTLYPPPSPTQAVDEEEKHGDPVEDFDLELTNLDHFIRTGSSSDGDNEADDDNGEGGKYQPQKLTRAQRKRLRKKKLKEDASRRSKIIGPLLPPTINEDANDNYRGDEIHRQDVRQNVDEKCDVTHDKPGGAVGCSNQNKIKNRRFAKKVAKEQLKFSGDENFVVGQSFESSNNRGNSDDDDQKMKTSNMEHFNQAQAQEEQRGSWPREGRKKERSSQLRIQGLAG; encoded by the exons ATGCGCCGCCGTGAAGAGAAACGACGGAAGTTCCATGAAGCCGTTCTTAACACACTTTATCCTCCACCATCACCAACCCAA GCAGTGGATGAAGAGGAAAAACATGGTGACCCGGTAGAAGACTTCGACTTGGAACTTACAAATCTAG ATCATTTTATTCGAACTGGTAGCTCAAGTGATGGTGATAATGAAGCTGACGATGATAATGGTGAGGGTGGTAAATATCAGCCTCAAAAGCTGACTAGGGCTCAACGGAAGAGACTTCGTAAGAAGAAACTCAAGGAAGATGCTTCTCGTAGGAGCAAAATTATTGGGCCTTTGTTGCCACCCACAATCAACGAGGATGCAAACGATAATTATCGTGGAGATGAAATTCATCGTCAAGATGTTCGACAAAACGTCGATGAGAAATGTGATGTTACTCATGACAAGCCCG GTGGGGCGGTTGGGTGCAGTAATCAGAACAAGATAAAGAATCGGAGGTTCGCAAAGAAGGTGGCCAAGGAACAGCTTAAGTTCTCAGGCGATGAAAACTTCGTTGTAGGTCAAAGCTTTGAGTCCTCTAATAACAGAGGAAAttctgatgatgatgatcagaAAATGAAGACCTCTAATATGGAACATTTTAACCAAGCCCAG GCCCAAGAAGAGCAAAGAGGAAGCTGGCCCAGAGaaggaaggaagaaagaaagaagttcTCAGCTGAGGATTCAAGGATTAGCAGGATAG